From a single Glycine soja cultivar W05 chromosome 19, ASM419377v2, whole genome shotgun sequence genomic region:
- the LOC114399655 gene encoding uncharacterized protein LOC114399655 yields the protein KENSMEIFNLITLAMTIFLALVPKMESHIRTPGMPMPKTPRPLCASQFALVNYACSRLPFSLGVPPDSPSTPPSPNDEEGHRNNHHNGSHRHGHRHGHKHRNHQTADEDNCCRWAKEVDNQCVCELLLRLPPFLIRPLHQYTLNVGESCDITYSCGAPI from the coding sequence GGCTATGACAATATTCCTAGCATTAGTGCCAAAGATGGAGAGTCATATAAGGACACCAGGTATGCCTATGCCGAAAACCCCTCGTCCACTTTGTGCATCACAATTTGCACTAGTGAACTATGCCTGTTCGAGGTTGCCATTCTCCCTCGGTGTTCCACCCGATTCCCCGTCCACTCCTCCGTCCCCCAATGACGAAGAGGGCCACAGAAACAACCACCACAATGGCAGCCACAGACATGGCCATAGACATGGACACAAACATAGGAACCACCAGACAGCTGATGAAGATAATTGTTGCCGGTGGGCTAAGGAAGTTGACAACCAATGTGTGTGTGAACTTCTACTCCGCCTGCCACCCTTCCTTATTAGACCTCTGCATCAGTACACACTTAACGTTGGAGAATCGTGTGATATCACTTACTCATGCGGTGCACCAATATGA
- the LOC114397914 gene encoding adenylate isopentenyltransferase 3, chloroplastic-like, which translates to MTMTMSRVMCRPTQPLKNVPTNTSSGQNQIIRPKEKVVLVMGATGSGKTRLSIDLATCFPSEIINSDKMQVYSGLDVVTNKATKEEQRGIPHHLLGTQNPNKEFTASDFCDMASHAIESITNREKVPIIVGGSNSYMEALVDKFGTRYEWCCLWVDVSTPVLHSYVAQRVDQMIGGGMVNELRPFFSPNGDYSKGIRKAIGVPEFHEYFRREAFSSTEMRMRLLQDAVREVKRNTCHLACKQLGRIQWLRSVKGWKIHRVCATPVFQKRGQEANDAWKNVVAQPCASIVSQFLYSANAVSGRVPASLQQNSH; encoded by the coding sequence ATGACTATGACCATGTCAAGAGTGATGTGTAGACCAACGCAGCCACTGAAAAACGTTCCTACTAATACATCCAGTGGCCAAAACCAGATAATAAGGCCAAAAGAGAAGGTGGTGTTGGTGATGGGAGCAACCGGAAGCGGCAAAACGAGGTTGTCGATCGACCTAGCCACATGTTTCCCATCAGAAATCATAAACTCCGACAAAATGCAAGTCTATTCGGGCCTCGACGTTGTCACAAACAAAGCAACAAAAGAAGAACAACGTGGGATCCCTCACCACCTGCTAGGGACACAGAACCCCAACAAGGAGTTCACTGCCTCTGACTTCTGCGACATGGCGTCACACGCCATTGAATCCATCACAAACCGCGAGAAGGTTCCAATAATTGTTGGAGGCTCTAACTCATACATGGAGGCCCTTGTGGACAAGTTCGGGACACGTTACGAATGGTGTTGTCTCTGGGTGGATGTTTCCACGCCCGTGCTTCATTCCTACGTTGCGCAGCGCGTGGATCAAATGATTGGTGGCGGAATGGTGAACGAGCTGAGACCCTTTTTCAGTCCCAACGGGGATTACTCGAAGGGGATAAGAAAGGCCATTGGGGTGCCGGAGTTCCACGAGTATTTTCGGAGAGAAGCGTTTTCAAGCACCGAAATGAGGATGAGGTTGCTGCAGGACGCGGTGAGGGAGGTGAAGAGGAACACGTGCCACTTGGCATGCAAGCAGCTTGGGAGGATTCAGTGGCTGAGGAGTGTTAAGGGATGGAAGATTCACCGTGTTTGTGCCACTCCCGTGTTCCAGAAACGTGGCCAGGAAGCGAATGATGCGTGGAAGAACGTTGTGGCACAGCCGTGTGCCTCCATAGTTTCCCAGTTTCTCTATAGTGCCAATGCTGTTTCTGGGAGAGTGCCAGCTTCTTTGCAGCAAAATAGTCATTAA